Proteins encoded in a region of the Candidatus Bathyarchaeota archaeon genome:
- a CDS encoding glycosyltransferase family 2 protein, whose product MEIRSSISVVIATLNEEQGIGPTINEMQKVLNNPYLVVVDGNSVDKTIEIAKNLGADVLLQEGKGKGDAMFQGMKGLTSKVPYIVFTDADYTYPAEFIPKMVEILDQNPEVGMVIGNRFKGHYNTSKSVLNPFYVGNKLLAFAQLVMNGVKLDDPLSGLRVVRSEVVDGWHPKSKGFDVEAEMNALVERKGYRIMEVPIDYRRRMGEKKLKLRHGLGIMKRILAESFMV is encoded by the coding sequence ATGGAAATTCGTTCTAGCATATCTGTGGTAATCGCAACTCTAAATGAGGAACAAGGGATAGGGCCGACCATAAACGAAATGCAAAAGGTCCTAAACAACCCTTACCTAGTTGTGGTTGACGGCAACAGCGTTGACAAGACTATTGAGATCGCCAAGAACCTGGGCGCTGACGTGCTGCTTCAGGAAGGCAAGGGAAAAGGCGACGCCATGTTCCAGGGCATGAAGGGTTTAACCTCTAAGGTGCCCTACATCGTGTTCACCGATGCTGACTACACCTATCCAGCGGAGTTTATTCCTAAAATGGTCGAGATTTTAGACCAGAACCCCGAAGTCGGCATGGTCATCGGTAACCGCTTTAAAGGCCACTATAATACTTCTAAGTCGGTTTTGAATCCGTTTTATGTTGGGAATAAGCTTTTGGCTTTTGCCCAGCTGGTTATGAACGGTGTTAAACTCGATGATCCCTTGTCGGGTTTGCGGGTGGTGCGTAGTGAGGTTGTGGATGGTTGGCACCCCAAGAGTAAGGGTTTTGATGTTGAAGCCGAGATGAATGCGCTTGTGGAACGCAAGGGCTACCGCATCATGGAAGTTCCGATTGACTATCGTAGACGCATGGGCGAAAAGAAGCTTAAGCTCCGGCATGGCTTAGGCATCATGAAGCGTATCTTAGCAGAGTCCTTCATGGTTTAA
- a CDS encoding DegT/DnrJ/EryC1/StrS family aminotransferase produces MANIIRSSQPLFPEADIKPLLAEIEEVLRNGQFRNGKNVKVFEDHVAEYLDVDGAAAFDSDSSAYETALRYFGVAGGEVVVCTNSFVSVPNSVVFAGATPVFADIRRESLSMDPESLRRNITSRTRGVIVTHIAGFPNPDLKEIIAICRSRGLFILEDATHAIGASVEGKKAGGFGDAAVFAFTPTKVITTGEGGMLVTNNMDLCSFAKRYRFYGSGAGKTNFADVGRHMVMPEVSSLLGIYQLRRLDEFIDRRNQIAAAYDEALSEIDGFQTIKVPAGVRCAYYKYPLILGSSINRQQFTQALVEKYGMETGNIFFPPCHMQPAYQNRGVKLGSLPVAEQVLERTIALPMHAALSDGDVDLVLDSINTLALSK; encoded by the coding sequence ATGGCAAACATCATTCGATCCTCCCAGCCTCTGTTTCCCGAAGCAGACATAAAACCGCTCTTAGCTGAAATCGAAGAAGTGCTAAGGAACGGGCAATTCCGCAACGGCAAAAACGTCAAGGTATTCGAAGACCACGTTGCAGAATACCTCGATGTTGATGGCGCTGCTGCCTTTGATTCCGATTCAAGCGCTTATGAGACGGCACTGCGCTACTTTGGAGTAGCAGGAGGCGAAGTTGTGGTTTGCACCAACAGCTTTGTTTCAGTTCCCAACAGCGTTGTCTTTGCAGGTGCCACTCCAGTTTTCGCTGACATAAGACGTGAAAGTCTATCGATGGATCCTGAGAGTCTACGCAGAAACATCACCTCTCGCACACGCGGAGTCATAGTTACCCACATAGCTGGCTTCCCCAACCCTGACCTCAAAGAGATAATAGCGATATGCCGAAGCCGCGGCCTGTTTATCCTCGAGGATGCAACTCATGCCATCGGCGCCTCTGTTGAGGGCAAAAAAGCCGGCGGGTTTGGTGACGCAGCAGTTTTTGCCTTCACCCCCACCAAGGTTATAACCACTGGGGAAGGCGGAATGCTGGTTACCAATAACATGGATTTATGCAGCTTCGCTAAGCGTTACCGCTTCTATGGGTCAGGTGCCGGTAAAACAAACTTTGCCGATGTAGGACGTCACATGGTGATGCCGGAGGTTTCTTCGCTGCTGGGTATCTATCAGCTTAGGCGCCTCGATGAATTCATAGATCGACGTAACCAAATCGCTGCAGCCTACGATGAGGCGCTGTCAGAGATTGATGGTTTTCAAACAATCAAGGTTCCCGCCGGCGTCCGATGCGCCTACTACAAGTACCCGTTGATTCTGGGTAGCAGCATCAATCGGCAACAGTTCACTCAGGCGCTTGTAGAGAAGTATGGCATGGAAACAGGCAACATTTTCTTTCCCCCCTGCCATATGCAGCCCGCATACCAAAACCGCGGCGTAAAACTAGGCAGTTTGCCTGTTGCTGAACAAGTGTTAGAGCGAACCATCGCTTTGCCGATGCATGCTGCTCTTTCCGACGGCGATGTCGATTTGGTGCTTGATTCAATCAATACTCTTGCACTTAGCAAGTAA
- a CDS encoding class I SAM-dependent methyltransferase — MLDKTQILMHRRSGYPKRSRDSNSNRFPIRTSELDRFKFGKEKYNKVRNQKLGTPLCLDIACGAKPFPQANVLCDLNVKPVADRSMKQLVTGGKPFVRCSCYALPFRTGAFDFVTSYYLIEHLADPWGLFRELKRVSVHGYIQSPSWFNEFLYGEDVHTWAILKSKNRLYVKPLNSLPPIHLGFVFHRLYKRKFWRLLHAILDEKFHLFTVQYDF, encoded by the coding sequence TTGTTGGACAAGACACAGATTCTTATGCATAGGCGATCCGGCTACCCTAAGCGTTCTAGAGACAGCAATAGCAATCGTTTTCCTATTCGTACCTCCGAGCTTGACCGCTTCAAATTCGGTAAAGAAAAATACAACAAAGTCCGAAACCAAAAACTTGGCACTCCCCTTTGCCTCGATATTGCCTGCGGCGCTAAACCATTTCCCCAAGCCAATGTACTTTGCGATTTGAACGTGAAGCCCGTTGCCGACCGCAGCATGAAGCAGCTTGTGACAGGCGGCAAACCCTTTGTGCGCTGCAGCTGCTATGCTTTGCCCTTCCGCACTGGCGCATTTGACTTCGTCACCAGCTACTACCTGATAGAACATTTAGCTGATCCCTGGGGCCTCTTTAGAGAACTAAAGCGGGTTTCTGTGCACGGCTACATTCAGAGTCCTTCCTGGTTTAACGAATTCCTCTACGGCGAAGACGTGCATACCTGGGCAATCCTAAAAAGCAAAAACAGGCTCTACGTTAAACCGCTTAACTCGTTGCCGCCGATCCATCTGGGATTTGTCTTCCACCGACTCTACAAACGCAAGTTCTGGCGTTTGCTCCACGCTATCTTAGACGAAAAATTCCATCTCTTCACGGTTCAATACGACTTTTAG